A single genomic interval of Festucalex cinctus isolate MCC-2025b chromosome 16, RoL_Fcin_1.0, whole genome shotgun sequence harbors:
- the LOC144004328 gene encoding uncharacterized protein LOC144004328 isoform X2, giving the protein MDTLHRNDNDAPLLLPSLRLFIPPLRLVSAAMWQVVQRGDVRDYGTVEEFVSTVTDILPELLNADQKAQLLLGLRARVVLELCRLEVNPERETIESHLSRIKGLISTWAAQPCFADVEFPESNFVDQIELILKDPEERNKFFQDAFPSAFGTEYDSALQVLMLDFLSKLEKVLPVPDLQQTAAMLSAAPEALDECVHSVPDLPHLKAALLHHTALRHFDFTASQLDDSQSILSSFGNCILSSLALPQLEKVVINADHVQLQPPAEQIAGCVTVQVEGEMVTLLDYIRIEQTPDLMEPAPREDDGDEEAEEADDDDDDSLKPAAFQPLKQSKRLQLKRKAAEAEKGDNASAESVKHQRKKHPTSKTCPVCGKSFLRAAAMRRHHETHSENRELKYKCDNCDKRFRDQYDMKRHNMRVHERDDDGVNEEAAPAEPDAVEMSDNKNCALCGKFFARQVDMDRHMTSHSDDRPHECSFCEKRFKTRYVLKRHQKEFCKSQELKRPEDEKREDPQPAAPVDGKVCPICSRALPYSADMDKHLRSHTEERPFICVGCDKGFKYRDTLKKHQIIHGHEGVREEASKSAAQILAEAEKSPGDAGEAPAQRAAGKAPKPCPVCARSFDNVKTLNRHVQSHTEERPFHCVHCKKRFKHLHGLKRHQIYAICHKKTARCSWKKEAKAGPSHGDGQPLQVPMWCSNCGKHFEFLSALKEHQENVCKADLRDVMTCGACGKEFKSLTMLKVHQRIHDPLYCKECGKILGSEAAFERHQLMHRPMACSMCDKSFTLLRRLREHYKKQHAFAGPYPCAQCDKSFSQLSYLAVHQRIHKGEFPFACDACPERFRSSNCLTVHQRKHTGERPFLCWQCGKCYRSASELTVHMGTHSEERPWACAQCQAAYRTKQQLANHVEQVHIGVRYPCAVCGKQFMKETSLKRHELIHTGERPHQCTVCGKTFLTANELRLHNRYHTGERPYKCDVCGKAFIQSGYLKSHVRIHTGEKPFKCDVCQKAFRLSYHMKKHRRTHAAKATKVKTYPCDRCDLSFLQRKALWEHTTTHPVKLEPTFTEVRIEFQ; this is encoded by the exons ATGGACACTTTACACCGCAACGACAACG ATGCTCCCCTCCTGCTGCCCTCCTTGCGGCTCTTCATCCCACCTCTGCGCCTGGTGTCTGCCGCCATGTGGCAGGTGGTACAGCGTGGCGACGTGCGGGACTACGGCACGGTGGAGGAGTTCGTCAGCACTGTCACCGACATTTTACCCGAGCTCTTGAATGCTGACCAGAAGGCGCAACTACTGCTAGGTCTTCGGGCACGG GTGGTTCTGGAATTGTGTCGATTGGAGGTGAACCCAGAGAGGGAAACCATTGAGTCGCATTTAAGCCGAATTAAGGGCCTCATATCAACATGGGCAGCTCAG CCGTGCTTTGCTGATGTAGAGTTTCCCGAATCCAACTTTGTGGATCAGATCGAGCTGATCCTGAAAGACCCTGAAGAGAGGAACAAGTTCTTTCAG GATGCGTTTCCCTCCGCCTTTGGAACGGAGTATGACAGTGCTCTGCAGGTGCTCATGCTGGACTTCCTCTCCAAGTTGGAGAAGGTTCTGCCAGTGCCGGACCTCCAGCAG ACCGCCGCCATGTTGAGCGCCGCCCCCGAGGCCCTGGATGAGTGTGTCCACTCGGTTCCAGACCTGCCTCACTTGAAAGCAGCACTCTTACATCACACAGCGCTCAGACATTTTGATTTCACCG CCTCCCAACTAGACGACTCTCAGAGCATCCTGTCTTCCTTTGGGAACTGCATCCTGTCCTCGCTGGCCCTCCCCCAGCTGGAGAAGGTGGTGATCAACGCCGACCACGTGCAGCTGCAGCCGCCCGCCGAGCAGATAGCGGGATGCGTCACTGTGCAGGTGGAGGGCGAGATGGTCACGCTCTTGGACTACATACGCATCGAACAGACACCGGACTTGATGGAACCTGCCCCTCGAGAGGATGACGGGGACGAGGAGGCCGAGGAAGcggacgacgacgatgacgactcGTTGAAACCGGCGGCGTTCCAGCCGCTCAAGCAGAGCAAGCGTCTGCAGCTGAAGAGGAAAGCGGCAGAAGCTGAGAAGGGCGACAACGCCTCCGCCGAGTCGGTAAAGCATCAGAGGAAGAAGCACCCGACCAGCAAGACGTGCCCGGTATGCGGCAAGAGCTTCCTGCGCGCCGCCGCCATGAGGCGGCACCACGAGACGCACTCTGAGAACCGCGAGCTGAAGTACAAGTGCGACAATTGCGACAAGCGCTTCCGCGACCAGTACGACATGAAACGCCATAACATGCGCGTCCACGAGCGGGACGATGATGGCGTCAACGAGGAGGCGGCGCCGGCGGAGCCCGACGCGGTGGAGATGTCGGACAACAAAAACTGTGCCCTCTGCGGCAAGTTCTTTGCGCGGCAAGTGGACATGGATCGCCACATGACGTCGCATTCAGACGACCGGCCGCACGAGTGCTCCTTCTGCGAGAAGAGGTTCAAGACGCGCTACGTCCTCAAGCGACACCAGAAGGAGTTCTGCAAGAGTCAAGAGCTCAAGAGGCCCGAGGACGAAAAGCGCGAAGATCCGCAGCCGGCGGCGCCCGTCGACGGCAAAGTCTGCCCCATCTGCAGCCGCGCTCTGCCGTACAGCGCCGACATGGACAAGCACCTGCGCTCGCACACGGAGGAGCGCCCCTTCATCTGCGTGGGCTGCGACAAGGGCTTCAAGTACCGCGACACGCTCAAGAAGCACCAGATCATCCACGGCCACGAGGGCGTCCGCGAGGAGGCCAGCAAGAGCGCGGCGCAGATACTGGCCGAAGCCGAGAAGAGCCCGGGGGACGCCGGTGAGGCGCCCGCGCAAAGGGCGGCCGGCAAAGCCCCCAAACCCTGCCCGGTGTGCGCGCGCTCCTTCGACAACGTCAAGACGCTGAACCGCCACGTCCAGAGCCACACGGAGGAGCGGCCCTTCCACTGCGTGCACTGCAAGAAGCGCTTCAAGCACCTGCACGGCCTCAAGCGCCACCAGATCTATGCCATCTGCCACAAGAAGACGGCCCGCTGCTCCTGGAAGAAGGAGGCCAAGGCCGGGCCCAGCCACGGCGACGGCCAGCCGCTGCAAGTCCCCATGTGGTGCTCCAACTGCGGCAAGCACTTCGAGTTCCTGTCGGCGCTCAAGGAGCACCAGGAGAATGTGTGCAAGGCGGACCTGCGCGACGTCATGACGTGCGGCGCCTGCGGCAAGGAGTTCAAGAGCCTCACCATGCTCAAG GTACACCAGAGGATCCACGACCCGCTGTACTGCAAGGAGTGCGGCAAGATCCTGGGCAGCGAGGCGGCCTTCGAGCGGCACCAGCTGATGCACCGGCCCATGGCGTGCAGCATGTGCGACAAGAGCTTCACGCTGCTGCGCCGCCTGCGCGAGCACTACAAGAAGCAGCACGCCTTCGCCGGGCCCTACCCGTGCGCGCAGTGCGACAAGAGCTTCTCGCAGCTCTCCTACCTGGCCGTCCACCAGCGCATCCACAAGGGCGAGTTCCCCTTCGCCTGCGACGCCTGCCCCGAGCGCTTCCGCTCGTCCAACTGCCTGACGGTGCACCAGCGCAAGCACACGGGCGAGCGGCCTTTCCTGTGCTGGCAGTGCGGCAAGTGCTACCGCTCGGCGTCGGAGCTCACCGTGCACATGGGCACCCACTCGGAGGAGCGTCCGTGGGCGTGCGCGCAGTGCCAGGCGGCCTACCGCACCAAGCAGCAGCTGGCCAACCACGTGGAGCAGGTGCACATCGGCGTGCGCTACCCGTGCGCCGTCTGCGGCAAGCAGTTCATGAAGGAGACGTCGCTCAAGCGCCACGAGCTCATCCACACGGGCGAGCGGCCGCACCAGTGCACCGTGTGCGGCAAGACCTTCCTCACCGCCAACGAGCTGCGGCTGCACAACCGCTACCACACGGGCGAGCGGCCGTACAAGTGCGACGTGTGCGGCAAGGCCTTCATCCAGTCGGGCTACCTCAAGTCGCACGTGCGCATCCACACCGGCGAGAAGCCCTTCAAGTGCGACGTGTGCCAGAAGGCCTTCCGGCTGTCCTACCACATGAAGAAGCACCGGCGCACGCACGCCGCCAAGGCCACCAAGGTCAAGACCTACCCCTGCGACCGCTGCGACTTGTCCTTCCTGCAGAGGAAGGCGCTGTGGGAGCACACCACCACACATCCGGTTAAGTTGGAGCCCACGTTCACCGAGGTCAGGATCGAGTTCCAGTAA
- the LOC144004328 gene encoding uncharacterized protein LOC144004328 isoform X1, producing the protein MSFYLLILIFPTFWDFTGNIFFQNFLNAPLLLPSLRLFIPPLRLVSAAMWQVVQRGDVRDYGTVEEFVSTVTDILPELLNADQKAQLLLGLRARVVLELCRLEVNPERETIESHLSRIKGLISTWAAQPCFADVEFPESNFVDQIELILKDPEERNKFFQDAFPSAFGTEYDSALQVLMLDFLSKLEKVLPVPDLQQTAAMLSAAPEALDECVHSVPDLPHLKAALLHHTALRHFDFTASQLDDSQSILSSFGNCILSSLALPQLEKVVINADHVQLQPPAEQIAGCVTVQVEGEMVTLLDYIRIEQTPDLMEPAPREDDGDEEAEEADDDDDDSLKPAAFQPLKQSKRLQLKRKAAEAEKGDNASAESVKHQRKKHPTSKTCPVCGKSFLRAAAMRRHHETHSENRELKYKCDNCDKRFRDQYDMKRHNMRVHERDDDGVNEEAAPAEPDAVEMSDNKNCALCGKFFARQVDMDRHMTSHSDDRPHECSFCEKRFKTRYVLKRHQKEFCKSQELKRPEDEKREDPQPAAPVDGKVCPICSRALPYSADMDKHLRSHTEERPFICVGCDKGFKYRDTLKKHQIIHGHEGVREEASKSAAQILAEAEKSPGDAGEAPAQRAAGKAPKPCPVCARSFDNVKTLNRHVQSHTEERPFHCVHCKKRFKHLHGLKRHQIYAICHKKTARCSWKKEAKAGPSHGDGQPLQVPMWCSNCGKHFEFLSALKEHQENVCKADLRDVMTCGACGKEFKSLTMLKVHQRIHDPLYCKECGKILGSEAAFERHQLMHRPMACSMCDKSFTLLRRLREHYKKQHAFAGPYPCAQCDKSFSQLSYLAVHQRIHKGEFPFACDACPERFRSSNCLTVHQRKHTGERPFLCWQCGKCYRSASELTVHMGTHSEERPWACAQCQAAYRTKQQLANHVEQVHIGVRYPCAVCGKQFMKETSLKRHELIHTGERPHQCTVCGKTFLTANELRLHNRYHTGERPYKCDVCGKAFIQSGYLKSHVRIHTGEKPFKCDVCQKAFRLSYHMKKHRRTHAAKATKVKTYPCDRCDLSFLQRKALWEHTTTHPVKLEPTFTEVRIEFQ; encoded by the exons ATGTCATTTTATCTACTGATTCTAATCTTTCCTACGTTTTGGGACTTCACCGGAAACATTTTCTTTCAGAACTTTTTAA ATGCTCCCCTCCTGCTGCCCTCCTTGCGGCTCTTCATCCCACCTCTGCGCCTGGTGTCTGCCGCCATGTGGCAGGTGGTACAGCGTGGCGACGTGCGGGACTACGGCACGGTGGAGGAGTTCGTCAGCACTGTCACCGACATTTTACCCGAGCTCTTGAATGCTGACCAGAAGGCGCAACTACTGCTAGGTCTTCGGGCACGG GTGGTTCTGGAATTGTGTCGATTGGAGGTGAACCCAGAGAGGGAAACCATTGAGTCGCATTTAAGCCGAATTAAGGGCCTCATATCAACATGGGCAGCTCAG CCGTGCTTTGCTGATGTAGAGTTTCCCGAATCCAACTTTGTGGATCAGATCGAGCTGATCCTGAAAGACCCTGAAGAGAGGAACAAGTTCTTTCAG GATGCGTTTCCCTCCGCCTTTGGAACGGAGTATGACAGTGCTCTGCAGGTGCTCATGCTGGACTTCCTCTCCAAGTTGGAGAAGGTTCTGCCAGTGCCGGACCTCCAGCAG ACCGCCGCCATGTTGAGCGCCGCCCCCGAGGCCCTGGATGAGTGTGTCCACTCGGTTCCAGACCTGCCTCACTTGAAAGCAGCACTCTTACATCACACAGCGCTCAGACATTTTGATTTCACCG CCTCCCAACTAGACGACTCTCAGAGCATCCTGTCTTCCTTTGGGAACTGCATCCTGTCCTCGCTGGCCCTCCCCCAGCTGGAGAAGGTGGTGATCAACGCCGACCACGTGCAGCTGCAGCCGCCCGCCGAGCAGATAGCGGGATGCGTCACTGTGCAGGTGGAGGGCGAGATGGTCACGCTCTTGGACTACATACGCATCGAACAGACACCGGACTTGATGGAACCTGCCCCTCGAGAGGATGACGGGGACGAGGAGGCCGAGGAAGcggacgacgacgatgacgactcGTTGAAACCGGCGGCGTTCCAGCCGCTCAAGCAGAGCAAGCGTCTGCAGCTGAAGAGGAAAGCGGCAGAAGCTGAGAAGGGCGACAACGCCTCCGCCGAGTCGGTAAAGCATCAGAGGAAGAAGCACCCGACCAGCAAGACGTGCCCGGTATGCGGCAAGAGCTTCCTGCGCGCCGCCGCCATGAGGCGGCACCACGAGACGCACTCTGAGAACCGCGAGCTGAAGTACAAGTGCGACAATTGCGACAAGCGCTTCCGCGACCAGTACGACATGAAACGCCATAACATGCGCGTCCACGAGCGGGACGATGATGGCGTCAACGAGGAGGCGGCGCCGGCGGAGCCCGACGCGGTGGAGATGTCGGACAACAAAAACTGTGCCCTCTGCGGCAAGTTCTTTGCGCGGCAAGTGGACATGGATCGCCACATGACGTCGCATTCAGACGACCGGCCGCACGAGTGCTCCTTCTGCGAGAAGAGGTTCAAGACGCGCTACGTCCTCAAGCGACACCAGAAGGAGTTCTGCAAGAGTCAAGAGCTCAAGAGGCCCGAGGACGAAAAGCGCGAAGATCCGCAGCCGGCGGCGCCCGTCGACGGCAAAGTCTGCCCCATCTGCAGCCGCGCTCTGCCGTACAGCGCCGACATGGACAAGCACCTGCGCTCGCACACGGAGGAGCGCCCCTTCATCTGCGTGGGCTGCGACAAGGGCTTCAAGTACCGCGACACGCTCAAGAAGCACCAGATCATCCACGGCCACGAGGGCGTCCGCGAGGAGGCCAGCAAGAGCGCGGCGCAGATACTGGCCGAAGCCGAGAAGAGCCCGGGGGACGCCGGTGAGGCGCCCGCGCAAAGGGCGGCCGGCAAAGCCCCCAAACCCTGCCCGGTGTGCGCGCGCTCCTTCGACAACGTCAAGACGCTGAACCGCCACGTCCAGAGCCACACGGAGGAGCGGCCCTTCCACTGCGTGCACTGCAAGAAGCGCTTCAAGCACCTGCACGGCCTCAAGCGCCACCAGATCTATGCCATCTGCCACAAGAAGACGGCCCGCTGCTCCTGGAAGAAGGAGGCCAAGGCCGGGCCCAGCCACGGCGACGGCCAGCCGCTGCAAGTCCCCATGTGGTGCTCCAACTGCGGCAAGCACTTCGAGTTCCTGTCGGCGCTCAAGGAGCACCAGGAGAATGTGTGCAAGGCGGACCTGCGCGACGTCATGACGTGCGGCGCCTGCGGCAAGGAGTTCAAGAGCCTCACCATGCTCAAG GTACACCAGAGGATCCACGACCCGCTGTACTGCAAGGAGTGCGGCAAGATCCTGGGCAGCGAGGCGGCCTTCGAGCGGCACCAGCTGATGCACCGGCCCATGGCGTGCAGCATGTGCGACAAGAGCTTCACGCTGCTGCGCCGCCTGCGCGAGCACTACAAGAAGCAGCACGCCTTCGCCGGGCCCTACCCGTGCGCGCAGTGCGACAAGAGCTTCTCGCAGCTCTCCTACCTGGCCGTCCACCAGCGCATCCACAAGGGCGAGTTCCCCTTCGCCTGCGACGCCTGCCCCGAGCGCTTCCGCTCGTCCAACTGCCTGACGGTGCACCAGCGCAAGCACACGGGCGAGCGGCCTTTCCTGTGCTGGCAGTGCGGCAAGTGCTACCGCTCGGCGTCGGAGCTCACCGTGCACATGGGCACCCACTCGGAGGAGCGTCCGTGGGCGTGCGCGCAGTGCCAGGCGGCCTACCGCACCAAGCAGCAGCTGGCCAACCACGTGGAGCAGGTGCACATCGGCGTGCGCTACCCGTGCGCCGTCTGCGGCAAGCAGTTCATGAAGGAGACGTCGCTCAAGCGCCACGAGCTCATCCACACGGGCGAGCGGCCGCACCAGTGCACCGTGTGCGGCAAGACCTTCCTCACCGCCAACGAGCTGCGGCTGCACAACCGCTACCACACGGGCGAGCGGCCGTACAAGTGCGACGTGTGCGGCAAGGCCTTCATCCAGTCGGGCTACCTCAAGTCGCACGTGCGCATCCACACCGGCGAGAAGCCCTTCAAGTGCGACGTGTGCCAGAAGGCCTTCCGGCTGTCCTACCACATGAAGAAGCACCGGCGCACGCACGCCGCCAAGGCCACCAAGGTCAAGACCTACCCCTGCGACCGCTGCGACTTGTCCTTCCTGCAGAGGAAGGCGCTGTGGGAGCACACCACCACACATCCGGTTAAGTTGGAGCCCACGTTCACCGAGGTCAGGATCGAGTTCCAGTAA
- the LOC144004328 gene encoding uncharacterized protein LOC144004328 isoform X3, with amino-acid sequence MWQVVQRGDVRDYGTVEEFVSTVTDILPELLNADQKAQLLLGLRARVVLELCRLEVNPERETIESHLSRIKGLISTWAAQPCFADVEFPESNFVDQIELILKDPEERNKFFQDAFPSAFGTEYDSALQVLMLDFLSKLEKVLPVPDLQQTAAMLSAAPEALDECVHSVPDLPHLKAALLHHTALRHFDFTASQLDDSQSILSSFGNCILSSLALPQLEKVVINADHVQLQPPAEQIAGCVTVQVEGEMVTLLDYIRIEQTPDLMEPAPREDDGDEEAEEADDDDDDSLKPAAFQPLKQSKRLQLKRKAAEAEKGDNASAESVKHQRKKHPTSKTCPVCGKSFLRAAAMRRHHETHSENRELKYKCDNCDKRFRDQYDMKRHNMRVHERDDDGVNEEAAPAEPDAVEMSDNKNCALCGKFFARQVDMDRHMTSHSDDRPHECSFCEKRFKTRYVLKRHQKEFCKSQELKRPEDEKREDPQPAAPVDGKVCPICSRALPYSADMDKHLRSHTEERPFICVGCDKGFKYRDTLKKHQIIHGHEGVREEASKSAAQILAEAEKSPGDAGEAPAQRAAGKAPKPCPVCARSFDNVKTLNRHVQSHTEERPFHCVHCKKRFKHLHGLKRHQIYAICHKKTARCSWKKEAKAGPSHGDGQPLQVPMWCSNCGKHFEFLSALKEHQENVCKADLRDVMTCGACGKEFKSLTMLKVHQRIHDPLYCKECGKILGSEAAFERHQLMHRPMACSMCDKSFTLLRRLREHYKKQHAFAGPYPCAQCDKSFSQLSYLAVHQRIHKGEFPFACDACPERFRSSNCLTVHQRKHTGERPFLCWQCGKCYRSASELTVHMGTHSEERPWACAQCQAAYRTKQQLANHVEQVHIGVRYPCAVCGKQFMKETSLKRHELIHTGERPHQCTVCGKTFLTANELRLHNRYHTGERPYKCDVCGKAFIQSGYLKSHVRIHTGEKPFKCDVCQKAFRLSYHMKKHRRTHAAKATKVKTYPCDRCDLSFLQRKALWEHTTTHPVKLEPTFTEVRIEFQ; translated from the exons ATGTGGCAGGTGGTACAGCGTGGCGACGTGCGGGACTACGGCACGGTGGAGGAGTTCGTCAGCACTGTCACCGACATTTTACCCGAGCTCTTGAATGCTGACCAGAAGGCGCAACTACTGCTAGGTCTTCGGGCACGG GTGGTTCTGGAATTGTGTCGATTGGAGGTGAACCCAGAGAGGGAAACCATTGAGTCGCATTTAAGCCGAATTAAGGGCCTCATATCAACATGGGCAGCTCAG CCGTGCTTTGCTGATGTAGAGTTTCCCGAATCCAACTTTGTGGATCAGATCGAGCTGATCCTGAAAGACCCTGAAGAGAGGAACAAGTTCTTTCAG GATGCGTTTCCCTCCGCCTTTGGAACGGAGTATGACAGTGCTCTGCAGGTGCTCATGCTGGACTTCCTCTCCAAGTTGGAGAAGGTTCTGCCAGTGCCGGACCTCCAGCAG ACCGCCGCCATGTTGAGCGCCGCCCCCGAGGCCCTGGATGAGTGTGTCCACTCGGTTCCAGACCTGCCTCACTTGAAAGCAGCACTCTTACATCACACAGCGCTCAGACATTTTGATTTCACCG CCTCCCAACTAGACGACTCTCAGAGCATCCTGTCTTCCTTTGGGAACTGCATCCTGTCCTCGCTGGCCCTCCCCCAGCTGGAGAAGGTGGTGATCAACGCCGACCACGTGCAGCTGCAGCCGCCCGCCGAGCAGATAGCGGGATGCGTCACTGTGCAGGTGGAGGGCGAGATGGTCACGCTCTTGGACTACATACGCATCGAACAGACACCGGACTTGATGGAACCTGCCCCTCGAGAGGATGACGGGGACGAGGAGGCCGAGGAAGcggacgacgacgatgacgactcGTTGAAACCGGCGGCGTTCCAGCCGCTCAAGCAGAGCAAGCGTCTGCAGCTGAAGAGGAAAGCGGCAGAAGCTGAGAAGGGCGACAACGCCTCCGCCGAGTCGGTAAAGCATCAGAGGAAGAAGCACCCGACCAGCAAGACGTGCCCGGTATGCGGCAAGAGCTTCCTGCGCGCCGCCGCCATGAGGCGGCACCACGAGACGCACTCTGAGAACCGCGAGCTGAAGTACAAGTGCGACAATTGCGACAAGCGCTTCCGCGACCAGTACGACATGAAACGCCATAACATGCGCGTCCACGAGCGGGACGATGATGGCGTCAACGAGGAGGCGGCGCCGGCGGAGCCCGACGCGGTGGAGATGTCGGACAACAAAAACTGTGCCCTCTGCGGCAAGTTCTTTGCGCGGCAAGTGGACATGGATCGCCACATGACGTCGCATTCAGACGACCGGCCGCACGAGTGCTCCTTCTGCGAGAAGAGGTTCAAGACGCGCTACGTCCTCAAGCGACACCAGAAGGAGTTCTGCAAGAGTCAAGAGCTCAAGAGGCCCGAGGACGAAAAGCGCGAAGATCCGCAGCCGGCGGCGCCCGTCGACGGCAAAGTCTGCCCCATCTGCAGCCGCGCTCTGCCGTACAGCGCCGACATGGACAAGCACCTGCGCTCGCACACGGAGGAGCGCCCCTTCATCTGCGTGGGCTGCGACAAGGGCTTCAAGTACCGCGACACGCTCAAGAAGCACCAGATCATCCACGGCCACGAGGGCGTCCGCGAGGAGGCCAGCAAGAGCGCGGCGCAGATACTGGCCGAAGCCGAGAAGAGCCCGGGGGACGCCGGTGAGGCGCCCGCGCAAAGGGCGGCCGGCAAAGCCCCCAAACCCTGCCCGGTGTGCGCGCGCTCCTTCGACAACGTCAAGACGCTGAACCGCCACGTCCAGAGCCACACGGAGGAGCGGCCCTTCCACTGCGTGCACTGCAAGAAGCGCTTCAAGCACCTGCACGGCCTCAAGCGCCACCAGATCTATGCCATCTGCCACAAGAAGACGGCCCGCTGCTCCTGGAAGAAGGAGGCCAAGGCCGGGCCCAGCCACGGCGACGGCCAGCCGCTGCAAGTCCCCATGTGGTGCTCCAACTGCGGCAAGCACTTCGAGTTCCTGTCGGCGCTCAAGGAGCACCAGGAGAATGTGTGCAAGGCGGACCTGCGCGACGTCATGACGTGCGGCGCCTGCGGCAAGGAGTTCAAGAGCCTCACCATGCTCAAG GTACACCAGAGGATCCACGACCCGCTGTACTGCAAGGAGTGCGGCAAGATCCTGGGCAGCGAGGCGGCCTTCGAGCGGCACCAGCTGATGCACCGGCCCATGGCGTGCAGCATGTGCGACAAGAGCTTCACGCTGCTGCGCCGCCTGCGCGAGCACTACAAGAAGCAGCACGCCTTCGCCGGGCCCTACCCGTGCGCGCAGTGCGACAAGAGCTTCTCGCAGCTCTCCTACCTGGCCGTCCACCAGCGCATCCACAAGGGCGAGTTCCCCTTCGCCTGCGACGCCTGCCCCGAGCGCTTCCGCTCGTCCAACTGCCTGACGGTGCACCAGCGCAAGCACACGGGCGAGCGGCCTTTCCTGTGCTGGCAGTGCGGCAAGTGCTACCGCTCGGCGTCGGAGCTCACCGTGCACATGGGCACCCACTCGGAGGAGCGTCCGTGGGCGTGCGCGCAGTGCCAGGCGGCCTACCGCACCAAGCAGCAGCTGGCCAACCACGTGGAGCAGGTGCACATCGGCGTGCGCTACCCGTGCGCCGTCTGCGGCAAGCAGTTCATGAAGGAGACGTCGCTCAAGCGCCACGAGCTCATCCACACGGGCGAGCGGCCGCACCAGTGCACCGTGTGCGGCAAGACCTTCCTCACCGCCAACGAGCTGCGGCTGCACAACCGCTACCACACGGGCGAGCGGCCGTACAAGTGCGACGTGTGCGGCAAGGCCTTCATCCAGTCGGGCTACCTCAAGTCGCACGTGCGCATCCACACCGGCGAGAAGCCCTTCAAGTGCGACGTGTGCCAGAAGGCCTTCCGGCTGTCCTACCACATGAAGAAGCACCGGCGCACGCACGCCGCCAAGGCCACCAAGGTCAAGACCTACCCCTGCGACCGCTGCGACTTGTCCTTCCTGCAGAGGAAGGCGCTGTGGGAGCACACCACCACACATCCGGTTAAGTTGGAGCCCACGTTCACCGAGGTCAGGATCGAGTTCCAGTAA